Proteins from a single region of Sediminitomix flava:
- a CDS encoding DUF1214 domain-containing protein: MKLVQGFTALILSINLTPNAIAQENTTQSLDEKVVSTRIGDLEFTHDFEKGYPTNETVDLLYNEMDFQRATQAYIWATPYVSFLAWQESFQKELGLKNGQIILQETYKDKLGGLTYNTTTPYALTFIEIHEDPWIMEIPEGGVRGSASNSWQIGLYAITKPGKYMFVGPETKIPDSAEKDGYIIINSNTNTVLTGVRLMSKDAKVRQQVLENIKVYPYSELPNPNPRGYIRTDERPWMGAAPRGIEYFELLSKGININGPIHERDRLYMAMLRPLGIERGKEFNPTPEQAEILQEAAIVGEAMTKAIDFAGTERIVDALYSEGSMWENATTSPPDQRRENYDALDGRAAWFYEAVTNDIAMHGLVNGGWGQVYLTTYKDHDGDWLDGDESYRLHLPSTPPAEAFWSITLYEVNTRTIINNTSEKADISSRHNFITNKDGSIDLYFGPKCPKGMENNWIQTEKGRAWFPYFRFYSPEKSVVEREWILPDIEKVKSEIL, from the coding sequence ATGAAATTAGTTCAAGGGTTTACAGCTTTGATACTTTCTATAAACCTAACACCAAATGCAATTGCACAAGAAAATACAACTCAAAGTCTAGATGAAAAAGTAGTATCGACACGAATAGGAGACCTAGAATTTACGCATGATTTTGAAAAGGGATATCCTACAAATGAAACTGTAGATCTTTTATACAATGAAATGGATTTTCAACGTGCAACCCAAGCTTACATTTGGGCTACTCCTTATGTATCTTTCCTTGCTTGGCAAGAGTCTTTTCAGAAAGAATTAGGCCTAAAAAATGGTCAGATCATTCTTCAAGAAACATATAAAGACAAATTGGGTGGACTTACTTACAATACGACTACTCCTTATGCCTTAACTTTTATCGAAATTCATGAAGATCCCTGGATTATGGAAATTCCAGAGGGAGGAGTAAGAGGTTCTGCTTCAAATTCTTGGCAAATAGGCTTATACGCCATCACAAAGCCAGGAAAGTATATGTTTGTAGGACCAGAGACCAAAATACCTGACAGTGCAGAAAAGGATGGTTATATCATTATCAATTCTAACACAAATACAGTTTTGACTGGGGTACGCTTGATGTCTAAAGATGCTAAAGTACGCCAACAAGTTTTGGAAAACATAAAGGTTTATCCATATTCAGAATTGCCAAATCCGAACCCTAGAGGATATATTAGAACTGATGAACGTCCTTGGATGGGAGCTGCACCTAGAGGAATTGAATATTTTGAATTATTGTCAAAAGGAATAAATATCAATGGTCCTATCCATGAACGTGATCGTTTATATATGGCTATGCTTCGACCTCTAGGGATTGAAAGGGGGAAAGAATTTAATCCTACACCCGAGCAAGCAGAAATCTTGCAAGAAGCGGCTATAGTTGGAGAAGCGATGACAAAAGCAATTGATTTTGCTGGGACAGAACGAATCGTTGATGCGTTGTATTCAGAAGGTTCGATGTGGGAAAACGCAACAACTTCTCCTCCAGATCAGAGACGTGAAAATTATGATGCTTTAGATGGACGTGCAGCTTGGTTTTATGAAGCTGTAACAAATGATATTGCGATGCATGGTCTTGTAAATGGCGGATGGGGACAGGTTTATCTGACAACCTATAAAGATCATGACGGAGATTGGCTTGATGGTGATGAAAGTTATAGACTACATTTACCGAGCACTCCTCCAGCAGAAGCATTTTGGTCCATAACATTGTATGAAGTGAATACTCGAACAATCATTAATAATACATCAGAAAAGGCAGATATCTCGTCACGTCACAATTTTATTACAAATAAAGACGGTTCAATCGATCTTTATTTTGGACCGAAATGTCCGAAAGGAATGGAAAATAACTGGATTCAAACTGAAAAAGGACGTGCATGGTTTCCATACTTCCGTTTTTATTCTCCAGAAAAGTCTGTAGTTGAAAGAGAGTGGATACTTCCGGATATTGAAAAAGTAAAATCTGAAATTTTATAA
- a CDS encoding helix-turn-helix transcriptional regulator, with translation MKVYYVRHTITKETFEDISRQAPDYIFDGRAFNIHNEHMKMKSRLYYELPGIGIAVNEAWSDEDVLLKDVDSKEPIILIRFIIDENLYQESSGKSLGKSSPLGAQMYHTHNTLDVRIPANKWVRWIGIRVTANTWDQFTHGRWEELDKLMHNKEKWVIYEALTFQMEEYIRKIFKAQEEDEGMIGETLGNTILLLSDFFLQILKRKKENRKLGVLTADMEVLFEMKEYLLNQLTEPPTIAVLTKKFGMSRTRLLNNFKNVFGLPPHQFVLRAKYKEAYRLVRQTDQSLTSIAHNLGFSNIGHFTNGFKKEFGLTPSKLRNAK, from the coding sequence ATGAAAGTCTATTACGTAAGACACACCATAACTAAAGAAACCTTTGAAGACATTTCAAGACAAGCACCCGATTATATTTTTGACGGAAGGGCTTTTAATATTCATAATGAACATATGAAGATGAAGTCACGCTTGTATTATGAACTTCCAGGGATAGGTATTGCGGTAAATGAAGCTTGGTCCGACGAAGATGTACTGCTAAAAGATGTGGATAGTAAAGAACCTATTATACTCATTCGATTTATTATAGATGAAAACCTATACCAAGAAAGTAGTGGAAAGTCATTAGGAAAATCAAGTCCACTAGGAGCTCAAATGTATCATACACATAATACCTTAGATGTACGAATACCAGCAAACAAATGGGTAAGATGGATTGGAATTCGAGTGACTGCAAATACTTGGGATCAATTTACTCATGGGCGATGGGAAGAATTAGATAAACTGATGCACAATAAAGAAAAGTGGGTTATCTATGAAGCACTTACTTTTCAGATGGAAGAATACATCCGTAAAATATTTAAAGCACAAGAAGAAGATGAAGGAATGATCGGAGAAACCTTGGGAAATACGATTTTATTACTTTCGGATTTCTTTCTTCAAATCTTAAAACGAAAAAAAGAGAATAGAAAACTTGGCGTACTCACTGCTGATATGGAAGTTCTTTTTGAAATGAAAGAATATTTATTGAACCAACTTACTGAACCTCCTACAATTGCTGTACTAACTAAAAAATTCGGAATGAGCAGAACACGCCTTCTTAATAACTTTAAGAATGTTTTTGGTCTTCCTCCTCACCAATTTGTACTCAGAGCTAAATATAAAGAAGCCTATAGACTTGTGAGACAAACAGATCAAAGCCTAACAAGTATTGCACATAATTTAGGTTTCTCTAATATTGGACATTTCACAAATGGTTTTAAGAAAGAATTTGGACTTACTCCTTCAAAACTTAGGAACGCAAAATGA
- a CDS encoding tyrosine-type recombinase/integrase gives MDIKVHFQLGGKKDKKGLDYIRVIIYLDKFHQLSLTTGYKINPKYWNPKKQEVRKTFSDAEVINTFLASRSTLIKNLYFQEYRTREIDWETFKEKAKALSYHKQKTKAMPEHIAPKKKLSFYQVFSMFLEAQSSSYARSTYKNYLVTLRNIKEFNQSQHKSNLRFEDINLGWFDQFKNYLVSQQLSNATINQQTKNTKAFLNWAREREYHAISLDGSKVKSLKEHDFDPIVLTKEELKRLYEMKLEPFSTEDNIRDVFCFLCFTLQRHEALKNYSPVQVVDKKQAWEFTSQKTRKKTYVPFSLFGGRAKEILEKYDYQLPLPSKNLINKMIKKLCFKAGITTLVYKPKYIGSNDLGEYTEKYKAVTTHTARRTGTTLAAEQLSLQFIQKITNHSSLKTLKKYIKVHKDVMIEKCSDVSL, from the coding sequence ATGGATATTAAAGTGCATTTCCAATTAGGTGGCAAGAAAGACAAAAAAGGCTTAGATTACATTAGAGTGATTATTTACCTTGATAAATTCCATCAGCTTTCTCTCACTACGGGGTACAAGATTAACCCAAAATACTGGAACCCTAAAAAACAAGAGGTTCGAAAAACCTTTTCTGACGCAGAGGTAATCAACACTTTCTTAGCCAGCCGAAGCACACTAATCAAAAACCTTTACTTCCAAGAATATAGAACACGTGAAATTGACTGGGAAACCTTCAAGGAGAAGGCCAAAGCTCTCAGCTACCATAAGCAGAAGACAAAAGCAATGCCTGAACATATAGCCCCAAAAAAGAAACTGAGCTTTTATCAAGTTTTTTCTATGTTTCTTGAAGCTCAGTCTTCATCCTATGCACGAAGTACCTACAAAAACTATTTGGTTACCTTGAGGAACATTAAGGAGTTCAACCAAAGTCAACATAAATCAAACCTTCGCTTTGAAGACATCAACTTGGGATGGTTTGATCAATTCAAGAACTACTTGGTCTCCCAACAGCTCAGTAATGCAACGATCAACCAACAAACTAAGAATACAAAGGCTTTCTTGAATTGGGCGAGGGAACGAGAATACCATGCCATATCACTTGATGGTAGCAAGGTAAAATCCTTAAAAGAGCATGACTTCGATCCAATTGTACTGACCAAAGAGGAGTTGAAACGCCTATATGAAATGAAGTTGGAGCCTTTTTCTACAGAAGACAATATCAGGGACGTCTTCTGCTTTCTATGTTTTACTCTCCAGCGTCATGAGGCATTAAAGAACTACTCACCCGTTCAGGTTGTAGACAAAAAACAAGCTTGGGAATTTACCTCACAGAAGACTCGTAAGAAAACCTATGTCCCATTCTCACTCTTTGGAGGGAGGGCAAAAGAAATTTTGGAAAAATATGATTACCAATTACCCCTACCATCCAAGAATCTAATCAACAAGATGATCAAGAAGCTCTGCTTTAAGGCAGGGATCACAACACTTGTCTACAAACCCAAGTATATTGGAAGCAATGACCTTGGAGAGTATACAGAGAAATACAAGGCCGTAACGACTCATACAGCTCGCCGTACGGGGACAACTCTTGCCGCTGAACAGTTATCTCTACAATTCATCCAGAAGATCACCAATCATTCGTCACTGAAGACACTGAAGAAGTACATTAAGGTACACAAGGATGTGATGATAGAAAAGTGTTCAGATGTATCCTTGTAG
- a CDS encoding helix-turn-helix transcriptional regulator, translating to MTRDKKQIFRIIRMIQDLSRSEYTRKELEKRYGVGKTQIHNDFLTIEKLLYPECIQSRTMSGSRAFLYSIDDKYKLNINTFLSREEEKVLLSAVHQLEQEEVYHSIKRKLKQFSTQIWTQITTDLDKENKIAFAVTKGYCISLRDYEAPSTNTIEDYEIEPIKLFDGGRRLYAYDLKSKQLLDFKLTRAGAVEITKQEIKHQHLYQDRFHDAFGWSCEIGKEIPIQFEMDRLAGRMIQENYPDVKITSIHRIDGVFIYQYKGKVANYKGVGRFVLSLPSHIRNIQPQSLRDYLLDQMGKYLV from the coding sequence ATGACTAGAGATAAAAAGCAGATTTTCCGTATCATTCGAATGATTCAGGACTTGTCTCGTTCTGAATACACAAGGAAAGAGTTAGAAAAACGCTATGGGGTAGGCAAGACACAAATACATAATGACTTCTTAACCATTGAAAAACTTCTTTACCCCGAATGTATCCAAAGCAGAACAATGTCAGGTTCGAGGGCTTTTTTATACAGTATCGATGACAAATACAAACTGAATATAAATACTTTCTTAAGTAGAGAAGAAGAGAAAGTCTTGTTAAGTGCTGTTCACCAACTAGAGCAGGAAGAGGTATATCATAGCATTAAGCGAAAACTCAAACAGTTTTCCACACAGATATGGACACAAATCACGACAGACTTAGACAAAGAAAATAAGATAGCCTTTGCCGTGACAAAAGGCTATTGTATCTCTCTGAGAGATTATGAAGCTCCTTCAACAAATACAATAGAAGATTATGAAATAGAACCTATAAAGCTATTTGATGGAGGAAGAAGATTATATGCTTATGATTTAAAAAGTAAGCAACTCCTAGACTTTAAACTGACAAGAGCCGGTGCCGTAGAAATAACAAAACAGGAGATCAAACACCAGCATTTATATCAAGACCGTTTTCACGATGCCTTTGGCTGGTCTTGTGAAATAGGAAAAGAAATACCCATACAATTTGAAATGGACAGGCTTGCTGGGCGAATGATTCAAGAAAACTACCCTGATGTAAAGATCACTTCAATTCATAGGATTGATGGTGTTTTTATCTACCAGTATAAAGGAAAAGTAGCAAACTATAAAGGTGTTGGTCGTTTTGTTCTTAGTCTACCGAGTCACATTCGAAATATACAGCCACAAAGTCTCAGAGACTACCTATTAGACCAAATGGGAAAGTATTTAGTGTGA
- a CDS encoding CRISPR-associated endoribonuclease Cas6 produces the protein MTEYSILFKQVKGSHCISYNIAFVLSQALNKNIGKVDPKAGDFAHNEGHKGGHRNFKLWTHSIMPKAYDVLTEGMLLQGEYLLEWRVRFYDRYLAKAFEKALILCPEWEIVDRFGIHHWQIIKSEPVLHQPSFNPVMSYKLITPAVISIPHQKTRKPFYLTFRDHKELIPAQIQKHLQNKAQTLYNLGAARDGMEEGLEDMSFKLLNTPKTKRLTFKETQNYSQKVFANQFEFELIAPVEVHKLIYYGGFLEKTARGCGFLKIRTS, from the coding sequence ATGACAGAATACAGCATTTTGTTCAAGCAAGTGAAAGGAAGTCATTGCATTAGCTATAACATAGCATTTGTATTATCCCAAGCACTGAATAAAAACATTGGGAAAGTTGATCCTAAAGCGGGAGATTTTGCACATAACGAAGGACATAAAGGCGGACATCGCAACTTCAAGCTTTGGACACATAGCATCATGCCAAAAGCCTACGATGTATTGACAGAAGGAATGCTTTTACAAGGTGAATATTTATTGGAATGGAGGGTCCGTTTCTATGACAGATACTTAGCTAAAGCTTTTGAAAAAGCACTAATCCTTTGTCCTGAGTGGGAGATTGTAGATAGATTTGGGATACATCATTGGCAAATTATCAAAAGTGAACCTGTACTTCATCAGCCTTCTTTTAACCCTGTGATGTCTTATAAATTGATTACACCTGCGGTGATTTCTATACCACATCAGAAGACCAGAAAACCATTTTATCTGACTTTCAGAGATCATAAGGAGCTTATTCCTGCACAAATTCAAAAGCATTTGCAAAATAAGGCACAGACACTCTACAATTTGGGTGCGGCACGAGATGGAATGGAGGAAGGCTTAGAAGACATGAGCTTTAAACTCTTGAATACTCCAAAGACAAAAAGGCTCACCTTCAAAGAAACACAGAATTACTCTCAAAAGGTATTTGCCAATCAATTTGAGTTTGAATTGATAGCTCCTGTGGAGGTTCATAAACTTATTTACTATGGCGGTTTTTTAGAAAAAACAGCTCGGGGATGTGGATTTTTAAAAATACGAACATCATGA
- the cas7d gene encoding type I-D CRISPR-associated protein Cas7/Csc2 encodes MQSIFENIPAQLFRTNLKENKTGVFKIALVREVTGTLINRSNFADETITFRTQEGKTLIEIPARKLKAPEKLTGLKLCRQTNSVDEEVRYNVIKDSKQLANPNSILFGDSVTASGDAVGIKSRVIYDWTYSIRPCDDLVDTLQHNALSEGGTMYDEEEGKLRQSLFRVQYIMPQTYFPHFITIENATPELLFHLLSSIVFTQRYGAQTTTTGSNIRNHIVALGYDATEAPLNSFTFSNEWNQEEAVNLENVKEKMLSKMQSYYGKQLIQGEELESQIRGAWKEDLTEKYQMLQAKCEEYLKEIKVISTAKGKKGK; translated from the coding sequence ATGCAATCTATATTTGAAAATATTCCAGCTCAATTATTCCGTACAAACCTAAAAGAGAACAAAACAGGTGTGTTCAAAATTGCTTTGGTCAGAGAAGTGACAGGCACTCTTATCAATCGAAGTAACTTTGCAGATGAAACCATCACTTTTCGGACACAAGAAGGAAAAACATTGATAGAAATCCCTGCACGGAAATTAAAAGCGCCTGAAAAATTGACAGGTCTAAAGTTGTGTCGCCAAACAAACTCAGTAGATGAAGAAGTACGCTACAATGTCATAAAAGACAGTAAACAACTTGCAAACCCAAACTCTATTCTATTTGGAGATTCTGTAACGGCTTCAGGTGATGCCGTCGGTATAAAATCTCGTGTAATTTATGATTGGACATATTCGATCCGTCCTTGTGATGATTTGGTAGATACTCTCCAACACAATGCCCTTAGCGAAGGAGGAACCATGTATGATGAGGAAGAAGGTAAGCTCAGACAATCCTTGTTTAGGGTGCAATATATCATGCCTCAAACCTATTTCCCTCATTTTATTACAATCGAAAATGCAACACCCGAGCTATTGTTCCATTTACTCTCATCGATTGTCTTTACGCAAAGGTATGGTGCGCAAACAACAACTACAGGCAGTAATATCCGCAACCATATTGTAGCCTTAGGTTATGATGCCACAGAAGCTCCATTAAATAGTTTTACCTTTTCCAATGAGTGGAACCAAGAAGAGGCTGTCAACTTAGAGAATGTCAAAGAAAAGATGCTTTCGAAGATGCAAAGCTATTACGGCAAACAACTGATACAAGGTGAAGAATTGGAAAGCCAAATCAGAGGTGCATGGAAAGAAGATCTTACAGAAAAGTATCAAATGCTTCAAGCTAAGTGTGAGGAATATCTAAAAGAGATCAAGGTGATTTCAACAGCAAAAGGAAAGAAAGGCAAATAA